From one Anopheles cruzii chromosome 3, idAnoCruzAS_RS32_06, whole genome shotgun sequence genomic stretch:
- the LOC128269773 gene encoding uncharacterized protein LOC128269773, with the protein MATREKKARSVTADSPTPSLGSAHGGSGSYLNSGGSTTTLVTGSTTTATTGNALTLTTVGGSGGGGSVSAPTTPTSTRKRLASTGNASNNSTGGGGNSGLGSSASSASVGSISSTRGSLSRLKSKQLLQTAAGASDETVHEDTPTTGDGGGSLLAVVSTTPRTTRGGTLREESSPSSGDVSSTSVGPTSSLERGEDRTQAAAAAGSSSAGGGGSLLKDQTKSPAIGARRAAAAIAAKKFTGGASPAAAIGGATSTTSTRATTDRKHRRGLALKRTTLLKRKGKKIIVKPVLGRKGGVARRALVAAVATKVTAGPSAMRGATGVKKDPAPSTVRSEEALTEQRTATPSLRNGKPRNSDSPVPKRKAATGGKPEPQVHKSPDSSSGAVTATRAGDTIRQAEPMAEDGGDHDGDDATAASAVVVAPSLDIKRELIDADTKTKSFVLDKMSETFNERKGVVSPVVSEKGGNTLLRRSMRQRKSTARDKEDFVSPRQKPPGAATIVIKVEPTERCDSAMGEPLEAVADRQSPVAVPAVAPADRPLTIDTTDERRVVAPKDGAVADDSVTSTPCGGEDVPPEATATVASGTTVVELVEEKDTSSLSPELVSEGVSELSVKECYGEPAFLENNLGIEKDPKLGEIVQERFWYDKVSGDEVSSGGACEEGAEVEEEVDAKREQELPMDRKDPEKETEEREQGKEKAHEEQEEGSEEKEDKMIVDLAPEDLDEHDDVVEVQVAAHDDDPMIIDDDQPIAVVVVEEHSNGGDDQEVVVTKNSDVMEQDHDLDAGGVSEPNEDQPQPDEAAMDPIPNGPAVTVQRSSSPSVAEEEDVAIVDVPSPVMVASSKTETVEDVAASPSAPARVADTTTTTTPPVVVIDDGEDDDDDVTDKSDQEAGGSGDTKTENVSKTATQPGSSGDKHHRGGSQSPRANGDSSGSEKSCSSSSGHQTGAAAAASAARTGGAKASATPGAAAPPKAKAGGTPQGSHGNGKGAKGGRTAKEKPKEDERTREEKLRQEKLRVEEKVREEKRRAERLEAEKRLLLHERKPVENGALVVEDGRASNAGSHPSSPISGDGEGERKPEGDSPTPVPAAATLISLGALNLPAITIVKKDNNEATPTTVKDEDKEPAATQKPKAAAKLEIVPLKKESSASPSPPPTIGPAAKDEKPTKPDTTKGSGDSVESPLQIISKSEAAAAAVTVTKTLNGSGNNSSGGGASDEDPKELLTGGSSSRKRTPEVVAQLPAEPAATSPSAAGLLEESDDVAKQKESHLKHLGLLTIRAACEEKQRRAEQKPAAPAPVSTSPSAADMMRDDGHTVAGRDGWLAAAISQSAAGSGSGGGGRSGNKSTRSSKDEYTVSMKTVLMKGGSGGARGSEKRKQQRMPLKMTFQKGKGKGSGGGGSGATRRNSSHGGGSGSNSSGFSGTANHHVSNGGSGSASGYVTDGGPNNGGGQDFYTIHSNEADHHSSNSSDGHTHRGEGGRKSHSRSHTTDGVGPADAVSGEPSSSKEAIQTSLVIPEKASSFNVHPERLCQDQCFYCGGKFGLFDTPCHIAALKSTERQQKILLVESKISLDSCLCDACFRHVDRKANCPSQKKKVTTATAATTPASSSSTSGATGPASQTTVSPIVIKVTTNKDGSTSIAGQQQQQQQQHPPHSVIDDGSGGKVRENCAVRQCTANTVQSLRRKWVLKMKRKICKHLDINLEQATKATAESIFICNKHYEQIGHLMICAMCTKPLQRNHVYHVYNNISQLERLIQEQGIPGLRLSSSELVVCKLCKYYANLLLKPPDAKSQKAQFIKSYNRRLYNTRNRNSESQEEEVEMVQHVDPSFALMNASACAAARQPATVDIVISDGDDEEAEDEEEDVRECPSQPVVDHQTFQSVSDLFSIGDSSVSLQRRVNSRKSPDVSIVENNGATQMGDLGEITITPTTKSLSSATGCINQHQAPPSAPRDDDNIDMTKVLKSNPNISMRELFPGEEELGIHVNIPFSSSSTRTPEGWTKATATIQYDDSTRALWEELQEPYGNQSSFLRHLILLERYFRNGELVLSPQAKTSATSYAEAMQNRLRSYDNKPTPSSPPALASLTPSTSVVLPVQLDKATNIMQQFSNATITIVPASRVRPKATATSAAGGPSVVDGSSTAAPISLLKSNNLHLSSGGSSSDHHTAASSLKRKLSNESKSLAPPPSLAAVVTPMPVAKVAKLDDPSKLSPSSMPPELISINRKPNVTITTIPVARFAPLPPQQQSLLQPTSSQSLLQQQPAQPQALVPAVSHIASKQSPPVAGTADGSSAAAKEIIQMPDQLTEAERRKSSPPWRPTLLPIAPGVTESLKAGPQYKTADGRLLPKLVQVMSGGKPYHISINDYNRMCILRREKLFQQQQNLLLSGNKRPGLQQPQPQPTTKHASSSISPSALPSLRLSTTISDGTATTVSQPVATAKMVQIPNQIFEQNSLIPIIGTTSAGGTTKLGTTAGSHKSSSLTVTMTTTTSASNNNNINSLTKMNSAAPKPLSLPNSTTVYPMTITANTITLPSAAYSAASGVATSSPVSNSSVTSSLMLTSTPSPSLMSSGSSNVQLTLNSGTAAPVATSNNPIEQLLKSGNLVSQAQLHAFVAAAAAAGMAGTTGLGSSSTTIDNSAAQLLSKIPKSLTVIPQQKQRSMSRVSSNEDQNSA; encoded by the exons ATGGCAACGAGAGAGAAGAAGGCCCGATCCGTGACAGCCGATTCTCCGACACCATCCCTCGGCAGTGCGCACGGTGGCAGCGGTAGCTATCTAAACAGTggcggcagcaccaccacccttgTGACCGGTTCTACTACCACTGCGACGACGGGCAACGCACTGACGTTGACGACGGTCggtggtagcggtggcggtggtagcgTATCCGCTCCAACAACACCGACGTCCACCCGGAAACGACTGGCCAGCACGGGCAATGcaagcaacaacagcaccggcggcggcggtaacAGTGGCCTGGGCAGTAGTGCCAGTAGCGCCAGCGTTGGCAGCATATCGAGCACCCGTGGATCCTTGAGCAGGCTAAAGTCGAAGCAGCTGCTGcaaacggccgccggtgccagtgACGAGACGGTGCACGAGGACACACCAACgaccggtgacggcggcggttcACTGTTGGCCGTCGTTTCCACGACACCACGGACGACGCGTGGTGGAACGTTGCGTGAGGAATCCTCGCCATCGTCCGGCGATGTGAGTTCCACGTCCGTCGGCCCGACGTCCTCGTTGGAGCGTGGCGAGGATCGAACCcaggccgcggcggcggcgggatcATCGTCGGCAGGCGGTGGTGGATCGTTGCTGAAGGATCAAACCAAATCTCCCGCCATCGGTGCGCGGCGtgctgcggcggcgatcgCCGCCAAGAAGTTTACCGGCGGGgcatcgccggccgccgcgatcggtggcgcCACATCAACTACCTCCAcgcgggccaccaccgatcggaagCATCGTCGGGGGCTTGCGCTGAAGCGCACCACGCTGCTGAAGCGcaagggaaagaaaatcatcGTTAAGCCGGTGCTCGGCCGGAAGGGTGGTGTCGCACGCCGGGCACTGGTTgccgcggtggccacgaaaGTAACGGCGGGGCCAAGCGCTATGCGGGGCGCGACGGGGGTCAAAAAGGACCCCGCGCCATCGACGGTGCGATCAGAGGAAGCACTAACCGAGCAGCGTACGGCGACACCGAGCTTGCGGAATGGTAAACCACGCAACTCGGACAGCCCGGTGCCGAAGCGGAAAGCGGCCACTGGGGGGAAGCCGGAACCGCAGGTCCACAAATCTCCCGATAGTTCGTCCGGTGCCGTGACAGCAACACGCGCCGGCGACACGATCCGACAAGCCGAGCCGATGGCGGAGGACGGCGGCGACCATGACGGCGATGACGCAACGGCGGCATCCGCGGTGGTGGTAGCACCCAGCCTAGACATCAAGCGTGAGCTGATCGATGCGGACACGAAAACCAAGTCGTTCGTGTTGGACAAAATGTCGGAGACGTTCAACGAGCGGAAGGGCGTCGTATCGCCGGTCGTGAGCGAGAAAGGTGGGAACACGCTGCTGCGGCGCAGCATGCGCCAGCGGAAGAGTACGGCACGGGACAAGGAAGACTTTGTCAGCCCACGGCAGAAACCACCGGGGGCCGCCACGATCGTGATCAAAGtcgaaccgaccgaacggtgCGATTCGGCGATGGGCGAACCACTGGAAGCGGTGGCGGACAGACAGTCACCGGTGGCGGTACCGGCTGTGGCACCGGCGGATCGACCACTGACGATTGATACGACCGATGAGCGGCGAGTAGTAGCACCGAAGGACGGCGCGGTCGCGGACGACTCAGTCACATCCACCCCGTGTGGTGGTGAGGATGTACCGCCGGAAGCTACAGCCACCGTGGCCAGCGGTACCACCGTGGTGGAGCTTGTGGAAGAAAAGGACACGTCGTCGCTCAGCCCGGAGCTGGTCAGTGAGGGCGTGTCGGAGCTGAGCGTGAAGGAGTGCTACGGGGAGCCTGCCTTTCTCGAGAACAATCTCGGTATCGAGAAGGACCCGAAGCTGGGCGAGATCGTGCAGGAACGCTTCTGGTACGACAAGGTTAGTGGGGACGAAGTTAGTAGTGGTGGTGCTTGCGAGGAGGGAGCCGAGGTGGAGGAGGAAGTGGACGCAAAACGAGAGCAGGAGCTAccca TGGATCGTAAAGATCCGGAGAAGGAGACAGAGGAACGAGAGCAGGGCAAGGAGAAGGCACAtgaggagcaggaggagggAAGTGAGGAGAAAGAGGACAAAATGATCGTCGATCTAGCGCCGGAAGATCTAGACGAGCACGACGATGTTGTCGAAGTGCAGGTGGCGGcccatgatgatgatcccATGATCATCGATGAcgatcaaccgatcgccgTAGTAGTAGTCGAGGAGCACAGCAACGGAGGTGATGATCAagaggtggtggtgacgaaaaACAGTGACGTGATGGAGCAGGATCACGATCTCGATGCTGGTGGTGTTAGTGAACCGAATGAAGATCAGCCGCAGCCCGACGAGGCAGCGATGGATCCGATCCCGAATGGCCCAGCAGTGACCGTGCAGCGCTCATCATCCCCCTCAGTGGCCGAGGAAGAGGACGTGGCCATTGTGGATGTACCGtcaccggtgatggtggcgtcATCAAAGACTGAAACGGTGGAGGATGTTGCTGCTTCACCGTCGGCCCCGGCACGGGTGGCtgataccaccaccaccaccaccccgccggTGGTCGTTATTGACGACGgtgaggacgacgacgacgatgtgacGGACAAGTCCGATCAGGAAGCTGGCGGTAGCGGCGATACGAAGACTGAAAACGTTTCAAAAACGGCAACTCAACCCGGCAGTTCCGGCGATAAACATCACCGCGGTGGTTCACAGTCCCCGAGGGCGAACGGTGACAGTAGTGGAAGCGAAAAATcgtgctccagcagcagcggccatcAAACAGGagctgcggcggcagcgtcgGCAGCCCGTACAGGCGGCGCGAAAGCAAGCGCGACCCCAGGAGCCGCCGCCCCACCGAAGGCAAAGGCCGGAGGCACCCCGCAAGGGTCGCACGGGAACGGCAAGGGCGCGAAGGGGGGTCGCACCGCCAAGGAGAAGCCGAAGGAGGACGAAAGAACGCGCGAAGAAAAGCTGCGCCAGGAGAAGCTGCGCGTCGAGGAGAAGGTGCGCGAGGAGAAGCGGCGGGCCGAGCGGTTGGAAGCGGAGAAGCGTTTGCTTCTGCACGAACGGAAACCGGTGGAAAATGGAGCGCTGGTGGTGGAAGACGGGCGAGCATCGAACGCTGGTAGCCATCCATCGAGCCCGATaagtggcgatggcgaaggcgaacggaAACCAGAAGGCGACAGTCCGACTCCGGTGCCCGCCGCTGCTACGCTTATCTCGCTCGGGGCGCTCAATTTACCGGCCATCACGATTGTCAAGAAGGACAACAACGAAGCCACCCCGACAACCGTCAAGGACGAAGATAAGGAGCCAGCGGCGACCCAAAAGCCAAAGGCGGCCGCAAAGCTGGAAATAGTGCCGCTCAAGAAGGAGTCGtcggcgtcgccgtcgccaccgccaaccaTTGGTCCGGCGGCGAAGGATGAGAAACCGACCAAGCCGGACACCACCAAGGGGTCCGGCGATTCCGTCGAGTCACCGTTGCAGATCATTTCCAAGAGTgaagcggccgccgctgccgtaACCGTGACGAAGACGCTCAACGGGAGCGGCAACAA cagcagcggtggcggcgcgtcGGATGAAGACCCGAAGGAGCTTCtgaccggcggcagcagcagccgcaaacGCACCCCGGAAGTGGTGGCCCAgctgccggcggaaccggcggccacaTCTCCGTCGGCCGCCGGACTCCTAGAGGAATCCGATGACGTGGCGAAACAGAAGGAATCCCACCTGAAGCACCTTGGCCTGCTAACGATTCGGGCGGcgtgcgaagaaaaacaacggcgAGCGGAACAGAAACCTGCGGCTCCGGCGCCTGTGTCCACCTCACCGTCGGCGGCCGATATGATGCGCGACGATGGCCACACGGTGGCCGGCAGGGACGgatggctggcggcggccatcagcCAATCTgcggccggcagcggcagtggtggcggcggtcgaAGTGGCAATAAATCAACGCGCAGCTCGAAGGATGAGTACACGGTTTCGATGAAAACCGTACTGATGAAGGGCGGCTCCGGTGGGGCGCGCGGTAGCGAGAAGCGCAAACAGCAACGGATGCCCCTGAAGATGACGTTTCAGAAGGGAAAGGGCAAAGGCAGCGgaggcggtggcagcggtgccACCCGACGCAACTCATcccacggtggcggcagcggcagcaacagcagcggatTCTCCGGCACTGCGAACCACCACGTTAGCaacggtggttccggttctgCCAGCGGCTACGTCACCGACGGTGGTCCGaacaacggcggcggacaAGACTTCTACACGATCCACAGTAACGAG GCTGACCACCACTCGTCCAATTCCTCCGATGGACACACTCACCGCGGAGAGGGTGGAAGGAAAAGTCACAGTCGATCACACACCACCG ATGGTGTTGGTCCAGCGGACGCTGTTAGTGGAGAGCCCTCGTCGTCGAAGGAGGCAATACAGACGTCGTTGGTTATCCCGGAGAAGGCTTCATCGTTCAACGTGCACCCGGAACGCCTATGCCAGGATCAGTGCTTTTACTGTGGTGGCAAGTTCGGTCTGTTCGATACGCCCTGTCACATTGCTGCCCTTAAGTCGACCGAGCGACAGCAGAAGATTTTACTTG TTGAATCCAAAATCTCGCTCGACAGCTGCCTGTGCGATGCGTGCTTCCGGCACGTGGACCGCAAAGCGAATTGCCCatcgcaaaagaaaaaggttactactgccaccgccgccaccacgccTGCGTCATCGTCCTCGACTAGTGGCGCTACTGGCCCCGCCTCTCAGACGACCGTCTCTCCGATTGTGATCAAAGTGACCACCAACAAGGACGGTTCGACGAGCATCGccggccaacagcagcagcagcagcagcaacacccgCCACACTCGGTGATCGATGATGGCAGCGGTGGTAAGGTGCGCGAAAACTGCGCCGTCCGGCAGTGTACCGCAAACACCGTGCAGTCCCTGCGCCGGAAGTGGGTGCTGAAGATGAAGCGCAAAATTTGCAAACACCTGGACATTAATCTCGAGCAGGCGACCAAAGCGACCGCCGAAAGTATCTTCATCTGTAACAAGCACTACGAGCAGATCGGCCACCTGATGATATGCGCCATGTGTACGAAACCGCTCCAGCGGAACCACGTGTACCATGTGTATAAT AATATTTCACAATTAGAGCGCCTGATCCAGGAGCAGGGCATACCGGGCCTGAGGCTGAGCAGTTCGGAGCTGGTCGTGTGtaaattatgtaaatattATGCTAATCTATTGCTTAAGCCACCGGATGCCAAATCCCAAAAGGCTCAATTTATTAAGAGCTACAATCGAAG ATTGTACAAtacacggaaccggaacagcgAGTCACAGGAGGAGGAAGTCGAGATGGTGCAACACGTTGATCCATCGTTTGCGCTGATGAACGCGTCTGCgtgtgccgccgcccggcAACCGGCGACCGTGGACATTGTTATTTCGGACGGTGACGACGAGGAGgcggaagacgaagaagaggaCGTCCGGGAGTGCCCTTCGCAGCCGGTGGTGGACCACCAAACGTTCCAATCAGTGTCCGATCTGTTCTCAATAGGCGACAGTTCCGTGTCGTTGCAGCGGCGTGTGAACTCGAGAAAATCGCCGGATGTGAGCATCGTCGAGAACAATGGGGCAACACAAATGGGCGACCTGGGCGAGATCACCatcacaccgacgacgaaaagTTTGTCCTCTGCCACCGGCTGCATCAACCAGCACCAggcgccgccgtcggcacCACGGGATGACGACAATATCGACATGACGAAGGTGCTGAAATCGAATCCAAACATTTCGATGCGTGAACTGTTCCCGGGCGAGGAGGAGCTGGGCATTCACGTGAACATTCCGTTCAGCTCGTCGTCGACACGCACACCGGAGGGTTGGACcaaggccacggccaccatccAGTACGACGATAGTACGCGAGCGTTGTGGGAGGAGCTGCAGGAACCGTACGGCAATCAGTCGAGCTTCCTGCGCCATCTGATACTGCTCGAGCGCTACTTCCGCAACGGGGAGCTGGTCCTGTCGCCGCAGGCCAAAACCAGCGCCACGAGCTACGCGGAAGCGATGCAGAACCGGTTACGCTCGTACGACAACAAACCGACTCCATCGTCACCGCCGGCACTCGCTTCACTGACCCCTTCGACATCCGTCGTTCTGCCGGTTCAGCTCGACAAGGCTACCAACATTATGCAACAGTTTAGCAACGCAACCATCACCATTGTGCCGGCATCCCGTGTACGGCCGAAGGCGACAGCAACGAGTGCGGCCGGTGGCCCCAGTGTGGTGGATGGTTCGTCAACGGCGGCACCGATTAGTTTGCTGAAATCGAACAACCTTCACCTGagcagtggcggcagcagcagcgaccacCATACGGCCGCAAGTAGTTTAAAGCGTAAACTTTCGAACGAAAGCAAGTCGCttgcgccgccaccgtcccTTGCAGCGGTGGTGACCCCCATGCCTGTTGCGAAGGTGGCCAAACTAGACGATCCCTCGAAGCTTTCTCCTTCGTCCATGCCACCGGAGCTGATTAGCATCAATCGCAAGCCGAACGTTACGATCACCACCATTCCGGTGGCTCGTTTTGCGCCACTTCCACCGCAACAGCAATCGCTTCTGCAACCAACATCATCGCAGTCACTGTTGCAACAGCAACCAGCACAGCCGCAGGCACTGGTGCCTGCGGTGAGCCATATCGCTTCAAAGCAATCGCCACCCGTCGCGGGCACCGCAGATGGGTCGAGTGCCGCTGCGAAGGAAATCATTCAAATGCCGGACCAGCTAACGGAAGCGGAGCGCCGCAAATCGTCACCGCCGTGGCGCCCGACGCTTCTCCCGATCGCACCGGGCGTAACGGAGAGCCTGAAAGCGGGCCCGCAGTACAAGACGGCCGACGGTCGGTTGCTCCCGAAGCTGGTGCAGGTAATGTCGGGCGGCAAGCCGTACCACATTTCGATCAACGACTACAACCGAATGTGCATCCTGCGACGGGAGAAGCtttttcagcagcagcaaaacttGCTACTGTCGGGCAACAAGCGCCCAGGgctgcagcagccacagccgcAGCCCACAACGAAACACGCTTCGTCATCCATTTCACCTTCGGCGCTTCCTAGCCTGCGTTTAAGTACGACCATTTCGGACGGGACAGCGACCACGGTTagccaaccggtggccacggcgaaaATGGTGCAGATTCCGAATCAAATTTTCGAGCAAAATTCACTGATCCCAATCATCGGCACGACGAGCGCCGGGGGGACCACCAAGCTCGGTACGACGGCCGGGTCACACAAAAGCAGCAGCCTTACGGTAACCatgactactactacttcagccagcaacaataacaatattAACAGCCTTACGAAAATGAACAGCGCCGCACCGAAACCGCTGTCACTGCCCAACAGTACCACCGTGTACCCGATGACAATTACGGCCAACACGATCACGCTTCCGTCGGCCGCGTACTCGGCGGCCTCCGGTGTGGCCACCTCCTCACCCGTCTCCAATAGTTCCGTCACGTCGTCGTTAATGCTGACCTcgacaccgtcaccgtcgcttatgagcagcggcagcagcaacgtacAGCTCACGCTAAACTCCGGaacggcggcaccggtggcgaCCAGCAATAATCCGATTGAGCAGCTACTGAAAAGTGGCAACCTGGTGTCGCAGGCTCAACTGCATGCGttcgtggcggccgccgcagccgccgggaTGGCAGGGACGACCGGgttgggcagcagcagcaccacgatcGATAATTCGGCCGCTCAGCTGCTTTCGAAGATACCAAAATCATTAACTGTGATACCACAACAGAAACAAAGATCAATGTCCCGCGTTTCCTCGAACGAGGACCAAAACAGTGCCTAA